A single window of Bradyrhizobium sp. SZCCHNS1050 DNA harbors:
- a CDS encoding tripartite tricarboxylate transporter permease, giving the protein MDILSNLSFGFSHALTLNNLLFCAAGCTIGTLVGLLPGLGPLATISLLLPLTYSLPTDGALIMLAGIYYGAQYGDNVSAITMRMPHASSIIACIDGYEMTLKGKTGLALFTAGISSFIGGTIATIVLASLAPPLSQVALMFGPTEYCALVLLGFLCVSLVTTGSVLDGLSMCLVGVLLGLVGTDVNTGTLRFTMGLPSLYDGIALVSLSLGCFGIAEITKNLDKDRQTSPFRGEIKLIPNWTEFKRIIPSALRGSAAGSLLGLLPGGGPVIAQFAAYAIDKKFSKYRDEIGQGAIEGVAGQAAADEAAARTSFIPLMSIGIPENAVMALMMAAFIINGIKPGPTMIADHPDLFWGLVASMWIGNLFLVVLNVPLVRYWLTVFKIPYSALFPSILFFCCVGTYSVNNSLDDIYTTALFGVLGYIFFRLSLDPAPLMLGFILGPILEENFRRAMLLSHGSFMTFVEHPISGAILGIVAMIFAWQIVSGLLARRRPDKGSSHEPERIAPPAVSPAETYQARG; this is encoded by the coding sequence ATGGATATCCTGTCCAACCTCTCGTTCGGCTTCAGTCACGCCCTGACGCTCAACAACCTGCTGTTCTGCGCCGCGGGCTGCACCATTGGCACGCTGGTGGGCCTGCTCCCGGGGCTGGGGCCGCTGGCGACGATCAGTCTTCTGCTGCCTCTCACCTACTCATTGCCGACAGACGGCGCGCTGATTATGCTGGCCGGGATCTATTACGGCGCCCAGTACGGCGACAATGTCAGCGCCATTACGATGAGGATGCCGCACGCGTCCAGCATCATCGCCTGCATCGACGGCTATGAGATGACGCTCAAGGGCAAGACCGGCCTCGCGCTGTTCACGGCGGGCATTTCGAGCTTTATCGGCGGCACGATCGCGACGATCGTTCTGGCATCGCTCGCGCCGCCCTTGAGCCAGGTCGCCCTGATGTTCGGCCCGACCGAATACTGCGCGCTCGTGCTGCTCGGCTTCCTCTGCGTTAGCCTCGTGACGACCGGGAGCGTGCTCGACGGCCTGTCGATGTGCCTCGTTGGCGTCCTCCTCGGCCTCGTCGGCACCGACGTTAATACCGGAACGCTCCGATTCACGATGGGCCTCCCGTCGCTGTACGACGGGATCGCGCTTGTCAGCCTGTCGCTCGGCTGCTTCGGCATTGCCGAGATCACCAAGAACCTGGACAAGGACCGGCAGACGTCGCCGTTTCGCGGTGAGATCAAGCTGATACCCAACTGGACCGAGTTCAAGCGCATCATTCCAAGCGCGCTCCGCGGCAGCGCCGCCGGATCGCTCCTCGGACTTCTGCCGGGCGGCGGTCCCGTCATCGCTCAATTCGCGGCCTACGCCATCGACAAGAAATTCAGCAAGTACCGCGACGAGATTGGTCAGGGCGCGATCGAGGGCGTTGCGGGCCAGGCGGCGGCAGACGAAGCAGCCGCGCGAACAAGCTTCATTCCGCTGATGAGCATCGGTATTCCGGAGAATGCCGTGATGGCGCTGATGATGGCGGCCTTCATCATCAACGGCATCAAGCCAGGGCCCACGATGATTGCGGACCATCCGGATCTGTTCTGGGGGCTGGTCGCGAGCATGTGGATCGGAAATCTCTTCCTAGTCGTCCTGAACGTTCCGCTGGTCAGATACTGGCTGACGGTCTTCAAGATTCCCTACAGCGCGCTGTTCCCTTCCATCCTGTTCTTCTGCTGCGTCGGCACCTACAGCGTGAACAACAGCCTGGACGACATCTACACCACGGCCCTCTTCGGCGTGCTTGGCTACATCTTCTTCCGGCTCAGCCTGGATCCTGCGCCGTTGATGCTTGGTTTCATCCTTGGACCGATCCTGGAAGAAAATTTCCGGCGCGCGATGCTGCTCAGCCACGGCAGCTTCATGACGTTCGTCGAGCATCCGATCAGCGGGGCCATTCTCGGGATCGTCGCCATGATCTTCGCTTGGCAGATCGTGTCGGGGCTGCTGGCGCGGCGCCGGCCGGACAAGGGTTCAAGCCACGAGCCGGAACGGATAGCGCCGCCGGCGGTGTCGCCCGCGGAGACGTATCAGGCTCGAGGATAG
- a CDS encoding TRAP transporter substrate-binding protein: MVGSRSARAEPIGLKVSHYLPPNHTFHRELTKWGESLAEQSQGQLALNIFPASQLGPVNRQFDLVRNGVVDIAVGLHGATPGRFPMADLVALPYSAPKAGNNSAVTSRRLTELAPTYLYPEHPGMKVLWMAVTNPLMVHTSKRPVAKLEDFKGLRVRYAGEQFAQIIPLLGATPLAVPPAETADSLSKGIIDAATFPYEACQSFDLGTVIKYSLEPGVSTATFAVAMNPNKFKSLPADLQQLIDKTTGPAMAERFGAAFDASEKAGRAYMTGKGVQISQLADAELSRVKEILAPLRDKALGELEGAGKPGKAFLDAYTA; this comes from the coding sequence ATGGTCGGCTCACGGTCCGCAAGGGCAGAGCCCATCGGGCTGAAGGTCTCGCATTATCTGCCGCCCAACCACACCTTCCACCGCGAGCTGACAAAATGGGGTGAGAGCCTTGCCGAGCAGTCGCAAGGGCAGCTCGCGCTCAATATCTTCCCGGCGTCGCAGCTGGGGCCGGTCAACCGCCAATTCGATCTGGTGCGCAACGGCGTCGTGGACATCGCGGTCGGTCTCCATGGCGCTACCCCCGGCCGTTTCCCAATGGCGGATCTGGTGGCGCTGCCCTATTCGGCGCCGAAGGCGGGCAACAATAGCGCCGTGACGTCACGCAGGCTCACGGAATTGGCGCCGACCTATCTCTATCCAGAACATCCGGGTATGAAGGTGTTATGGATGGCGGTGACCAATCCGCTCATGGTCCACACCAGCAAGCGTCCTGTCGCCAAGCTTGAAGATTTCAAGGGCTTGCGGGTGCGCTATGCAGGCGAACAGTTCGCGCAGATCATTCCGCTGCTCGGTGCAACGCCGCTCGCGGTGCCGCCGGCGGAGACAGCAGACAGCCTCTCCAAGGGCATCATCGATGCCGCCACATTTCCATATGAAGCGTGCCAGAGCTTCGATCTGGGCACCGTGATCAAATATTCGCTGGAGCCGGGCGTCAGCACAGCGACCTTCGCGGTGGCCATGAATCCAAATAAGTTCAAGTCGCTGCCGGCCGATCTGCAACAGCTGATCGACAAGACCACGGGGCCTGCAATGGCCGAACGTTTCGGCGCCGCGTTCGACGCCAGCGAGAAAGCGGGCCGTGCCTACATGACCGGCAAGGGCGTGCAGATTTCGCAGCTCGCCGATGCTGAGCTGTCCCGCGTGAAGGAGATTCTTGCGCCGCTGCGCGACAAGGCCCTTGGCGAGCTCGAAGGGGCAGGCAAACCGGGCAAGGCGTTTCTCGACGCCTACACGGCCTGA
- a CDS encoding multiprotein-bridging factor 1 family protein yields MTPDQSRAARGLLDWSQAELAARSNLSESTIRDFEKGRRIPSINNLAAVRRALEAAGVQFIDGDHPGVRLVR; encoded by the coding sequence ATGACTCCCGATCAATCTCGGGCGGCTCGTGGTTTGCTCGACTGGTCTCAGGCTGAATTGGCTGCTCGGTCCAATTTGAGCGAGAGTACAATTCGTGATTTCGAAAAAGGCCGCCGTATTCCGTCAATCAACAATCTGGCGGCTGTCAGGCGCGCTCTTGAGGCCGCGGGCGTACAATTCATCGACGGCGATCATCCTGGAGTTCGCTTAGTGCGATGA
- a CDS encoding TRAP transporter small permease has translation MAAAPLETFTARLKTTQLRLAMIALVIMMLSTCVDVTLRFLFNRPIRGAYDIVEACLVVFVFHGMSASFFARKNIVIDIIDSLVSSRVERVLVRLSDIISVALLILVTAAMIAPALQAYDYGDRKLELGLQLWVLWIFAIVGLIGTLLCALGPLVRPVPTSRRISHAEGGEGA, from the coding sequence ATGGCCGCCGCGCCTCTCGAAACCTTCACCGCACGTCTGAAGACAACTCAGCTCCGGCTTGCGATGATCGCACTGGTCATCATGATGCTCAGCACATGCGTCGACGTGACCTTGCGTTTCCTCTTCAACCGCCCGATCCGCGGGGCCTATGACATCGTCGAGGCCTGCCTCGTCGTCTTTGTCTTTCACGGCATGTCGGCAAGTTTCTTTGCCCGCAAGAACATCGTGATCGACATCATCGATTCCTTGGTGAGCTCGCGGGTCGAGCGCGTGCTGGTGCGCCTCTCAGACATTATCTCGGTTGCGCTCCTCATCCTCGTCACCGCGGCGATGATCGCGCCCGCCCTGCAGGCCTATGATTACGGCGATCGCAAGCTGGAGCTGGGCCTGCAGCTCTGGGTGCTCTGGATTTTTGCGATCGTCGGCCTGATCGGCACGCTGCTGTGTGCGCTCGGACCCTTAGTGAGACCAGTGCCGACCTCGCGCAGGATATCTCATGCCGAAGGCGGGGAGGGGGCATGA
- a CDS encoding D-2-hydroxyacid dehydrogenase family protein, producing the protein MPAVTPVRVAVLDDFQNVARSLADWSSLEPRATTTFFNDNVTGDALLARLLPFDVIMLIRERTKLPASLIGGLPNLKLVVTAGMRNLGIDVAACTARGIPVCGTDTGSSSTAELAFGMLLALSRNIVVEDRALREGRWQTRMGVAVRGLTLGILGLGRLGAQMAGYGRAFGMDVIAWSQNLTPQDAAMAGADFVEKDELFWRSDFISLHVVLSERTRNIVGAAELGQMKPSACLINTSRAGLVDEVALIAALRDGRIAGAALDVFDVEPLPRDAPILSAPNTLLTPHLGYAARDSYKTYFSQAVEDIAAWLDGKPIRVLTA; encoded by the coding sequence ATGCCAGCAGTCACGCCCGTTCGCGTTGCTGTGCTCGACGATTTTCAGAACGTCGCGCGGTCGCTCGCCGACTGGAGCTCACTCGAACCCCGTGCCACGACGACGTTTTTCAATGACAACGTCACGGGGGACGCGCTCCTGGCGCGATTGCTGCCGTTCGACGTGATCATGCTCATCCGCGAGCGCACGAAATTGCCGGCGTCGCTGATCGGCGGTCTGCCAAACCTTAAGCTCGTGGTCACCGCGGGGATGCGCAATCTGGGCATCGATGTGGCCGCGTGCACGGCGCGCGGGATCCCGGTCTGCGGCACCGATACCGGGAGCAGCTCGACCGCCGAGCTGGCCTTCGGGATGCTTTTGGCGCTGTCGCGAAATATTGTGGTGGAGGACCGCGCGCTGCGCGAGGGACGCTGGCAGACGCGCATGGGCGTTGCCGTGAGGGGCTTAACACTCGGCATCCTCGGGCTCGGCCGGCTCGGCGCTCAGATGGCCGGTTACGGCAGGGCATTTGGCATGGACGTCATCGCCTGGAGCCAGAACTTGACCCCGCAGGATGCGGCAATGGCGGGCGCCGACTTTGTCGAAAAGGACGAGCTATTTTGGCGCTCGGACTTCATCAGTCTGCATGTCGTGTTGAGCGAGCGGACTCGCAACATCGTGGGCGCTGCGGAATTGGGGCAGATGAAGCCGTCGGCTTGTCTGATCAATACTTCGCGGGCCGGCCTTGTCGACGAGGTCGCCCTGATTGCCGCGCTGAGGGACGGGCGGATTGCCGGCGCAGCGCTTGATGTGTTCGACGTCGAGCCGTTGCCGCGGGATGCGCCGATCCTGTCGGCGCCCAACACTTTGCTGACGCCGCATCTCGGCTATGCCGCGCGCGACAGCTACAAGACCTATTTCAGCCAAGCCGTGGAGGACATCGCCGCCTGGCTCGACGGCAAGCCGATCCGGGTCCTGACCGCATGA
- a CDS encoding tripartite tricarboxylate transporter TctB family protein, translated as MTINRDLAKGLSLLAIALFFGLQARGYSLGTLGRAGPGMFPLVVSALLFLVGLAIVVRARIINGDALAFKARNIALVAAGLLSFVLLSEYVNMLVGLVVMVLITSYAASDFKLSRALALSAVLASVALAMKLGLGLQLPLY; from the coding sequence ATGACAATCAACCGAGATCTGGCAAAAGGGCTGAGCCTGCTCGCTATAGCCCTGTTCTTCGGCCTGCAGGCCCGCGGCTATTCCTTGGGTACGCTGGGCCGTGCGGGACCTGGCATGTTTCCGCTCGTCGTTTCTGCCCTGCTCTTCCTCGTGGGCCTCGCGATCGTCGTGCGCGCCCGCATCATCAATGGCGACGCACTCGCATTCAAGGCGAGGAACATCGCACTGGTGGCCGCCGGCCTGCTCAGCTTCGTGCTGCTCTCCGAATACGTGAACATGCTGGTCGGCCTCGTCGTGATGGTGCTCATCACCTCCTACGCAGCCTCCGACTTCAAGCTGTCGCGCGCTCTGGCGCTGAGCGCCGTGCTCGCGTCCGTCGCGCTGGCGATGAAGCTCGGCCTCGGACTGCAGCTCCCGCTCTATTGA
- a CDS encoding tripartite tricarboxylate transporter substrate binding protein — translation MLASLGLAIVGAIPGAARAEYPDRPIKLVVPFSPGGGTDLIARTLAKPMAAKLGQSIVVENKAGAGTIIGSDAVARSQPDGYTFLIATLAHSVNPSLHAKLPYDTEKAFAPVTLIGTYQNILVVKPESPFKTVEDVIKAAKASPGKYTYASQGIGTSAHLAGELLNNLAHIELTHIPYKGAGPALTDVLGGQVDMMFASSAAVSGFIASKSLRPIAVTGAKGQTQVPGVPSVEETVPGYVFDSWYGLYVPAKTPKPVVDKLLEAVKFAAQDPDFLKRAQDEGLLMRVGTPEELDAYVKADTVRWRKVVTENKIKPE, via the coding sequence ATGCTGGCGAGCCTGGGCTTGGCCATCGTCGGCGCAATCCCGGGGGCGGCCCGGGCCGAGTATCCCGATCGACCGATCAAGCTCGTGGTTCCCTTCTCGCCCGGCGGCGGGACGGATCTGATCGCGCGAACGCTGGCGAAGCCGATGGCTGCGAAGCTCGGGCAATCGATCGTGGTGGAGAACAAGGCCGGCGCGGGCACCATCATCGGCTCGGATGCCGTCGCTCGAAGCCAGCCGGATGGCTACACGTTCCTGATCGCGACGCTCGCCCATTCAGTCAATCCGAGCCTTCACGCCAAGTTGCCCTACGACACGGAGAAGGCGTTCGCCCCGGTCACGCTCATCGGCACCTACCAGAACATTCTGGTCGTCAAGCCGGAGAGCCCGTTCAAGACCGTCGAAGACGTTATCAAGGCAGCCAAGGCAAGTCCTGGGAAGTACACCTATGCCTCGCAGGGCATTGGGACGTCGGCGCATCTGGCGGGCGAGCTTTTGAACAATCTTGCTCATATCGAGCTGACCCACATCCCCTACAAGGGCGCGGGCCCAGCACTGACCGATGTGCTCGGCGGTCAGGTCGATATGATGTTCGCGAGCAGCGCCGCAGTGTCCGGCTTCATCGCGAGCAAGAGCCTGCGGCCGATTGCCGTGACGGGCGCCAAGGGGCAGACCCAAGTGCCGGGCGTTCCCAGCGTCGAGGAGACCGTGCCCGGCTATGTGTTCGACAGCTGGTACGGCCTGTACGTGCCCGCGAAGACGCCGAAGCCCGTCGTCGACAAGCTGCTCGAGGCCGTCAAGTTCGCCGCGCAGGATCCGGACTTTCTCAAGCGGGCGCAGGATGAAGGCCTCCTGATGCGGGTCGGGACTCCCGAAGAACTCGACGCCTACGTCAAGGCGGACACCGTTCGCTGGCGCAAGGTCGTGACCGAAAACAAGATCAAACCGGAATAG
- a CDS encoding IclR family transcriptional regulator produces the protein MAADHSYDSLNRSLERGIAILRAFKPGVADLGNAEIAERTGLAKATVSRLTQTLVSGGLLQRDAGRRVYRLAPAVLSLAHAMRLSSPMLSVVAPLMRTEASRRRVNVGLAAADQDMMVYLESFRYHPRLTHRTVVSGQRIPVELTSLGRAYLWALEPSAREREYAAIAKRRPKTYKRLIREIERSFTELDKLGYCAVGWQPGVVAVATTLPYGAGEPHLMNMSIGSVEPLEEASHRLAPWLLDLKRRCLNRLEHAATSELS, from the coding sequence ATGGCGGCGGACCACAGCTACGACAGCCTGAATCGCTCGCTGGAGCGAGGCATCGCGATATTGCGGGCGTTCAAGCCGGGGGTTGCCGATCTCGGCAACGCCGAGATCGCGGAACGCACGGGGCTTGCCAAGGCGACCGTCAGCCGGCTGACGCAGACGCTGGTGAGCGGAGGGCTGCTACAGAGGGATGCGGGCCGCCGGGTCTACAGGCTGGCGCCGGCGGTCCTCAGTCTGGCGCACGCCATGCGCCTCAGCTCGCCGATGCTGTCGGTGGTTGCGCCCTTGATGCGGACCGAAGCATCGCGGCGTCGCGTCAATGTCGGGCTGGCCGCGGCGGACCAGGATATGATGGTTTACCTGGAGTCGTTTCGCTATCACCCACGATTGACCCATCGAACGGTGGTATCGGGCCAGCGTATTCCTGTCGAGCTCACCTCGCTGGGGCGCGCCTATCTATGGGCGCTAGAGCCCTCCGCCCGCGAACGGGAGTATGCCGCGATCGCAAAGCGGCGTCCAAAGACGTACAAGCGGCTCATTCGCGAGATCGAGCGATCCTTCACCGAACTGGACAAGCTCGGCTATTGCGCGGTCGGCTGGCAGCCCGGAGTGGTGGCCGTTGCGACGACACTGCCTTACGGCGCTGGTGAGCCGCATCTGATGAACATGAGCATCGGGAGCGTCGAGCCACTCGAAGAGGCCTCGCACAGGCTGGCGCCATGGCTGCTCGATCTGAAACGCCGCTGCCTCAATCGGCTCGAGCATGCAGCGACATCCGAGCTGAGCTGA
- a CDS encoding M24 family metallopeptidase, which translates to MSMQERIPVRISDSELARRWAAMRVAMKRHDIDVVIVQATNDWLGGNVKWLTDIPANNGYPRTVLFYADDLMTVIEMGVFDGRRSLKGEDPVHRGVGTILTTPSFPSIDYTVRYDADLTVRDLLARNVRRVGLANASGFLAGFSDTLRDGLANIEITDVTADLDALKAIKSEEEQSLIRRTAALQDEVFAHVCRVIRPGLRDIDVTSAAQMKAQQLGSEQGIFLGASAKIGIRSPFMGRHFQGRTLAEGDHLSLLIEVNGPGGFFCEIARTLALGKASAQLRDGFAAVKAAQEHTLSLLKPGMSAQSIAAAHDAYMTSRGLPPEVRLYAHSQGYDMVERPLIRRDETMAVASGMNLAVHPGYETEAIFAVICDNYIIGPEGPGSCLHRTEKRIFEL; encoded by the coding sequence ATGAGCATGCAAGAACGAATCCCGGTCCGCATCAGCGATTCTGAACTCGCTCGGCGCTGGGCCGCGATGCGGGTAGCGATGAAGCGGCACGACATCGATGTCGTCATTGTGCAGGCCACCAATGATTGGCTCGGTGGAAATGTCAAATGGCTCACCGACATTCCCGCCAATAACGGCTATCCTCGGACGGTCTTGTTCTATGCTGACGACCTGATGACCGTGATCGAAATGGGGGTCTTTGATGGCCGACGTTCGCTCAAGGGCGAGGACCCTGTCCACCGCGGTGTCGGCACCATCCTGACGACGCCATCGTTTCCTTCGATCGACTACACGGTGCGCTATGATGCTGATTTGACCGTGAGGGATTTGCTGGCGCGGAATGTGCGGCGGGTCGGGCTCGCCAATGCCAGCGGATTTCTCGCGGGGTTCAGCGATACTCTGCGCGACGGACTTGCTAATATTGAGATCACCGACGTCACCGCGGATCTCGACGCGCTGAAGGCGATCAAGAGCGAGGAGGAGCAGAGCCTGATCCGGCGCACCGCGGCGCTGCAGGATGAGGTGTTCGCGCATGTCTGCCGCGTGATCCGTCCTGGCCTGCGCGACATCGATGTCACCTCGGCTGCGCAGATGAAGGCCCAGCAGCTCGGCAGCGAGCAGGGCATCTTCCTGGGTGCGTCAGCCAAGATCGGCATCCGCTCGCCCTTCATGGGCCGGCACTTCCAGGGCCGCACCCTGGCCGAGGGCGATCATCTGTCGCTGCTGATCGAGGTCAACGGCCCCGGCGGCTTCTTTTGCGAGATTGCGCGCACCTTAGCGCTGGGCAAGGCGAGTGCGCAATTGCGTGACGGCTTTGCGGCCGTGAAGGCGGCACAGGAGCATACGCTGTCGCTGCTCAAGCCGGGAATGTCGGCGCAGTCTATTGCGGCGGCTCACGATGCGTACATGACCTCACGCGGCCTGCCGCCGGAGGTGAGGCTCTATGCGCACAGCCAGGGCTATGACATGGTGGAGCGCCCGCTGATCCGGCGCGACGAGACGATGGCAGTCGCTTCAGGAATGAACCTCGCCGTGCATCCGGGATATGAGACCGAAGCGATCTTTGCGGTGATCTGCGATAACTACATCATCGGTCCCGAAGGACCGGGGTCATGCCTGCACCGGACCGAGAAGAGGATATTCGAGCTATAA
- a CDS encoding TRAP transporter large permease encodes MSVQWIGAIGVLALFALLFFRIPVWAALIIVGLTGNTIINGWAAAFTTLGTTPFDVANSYPLSVIPLFILMGDVASSTRLSADLFNAARLLLSGVRGGLAVAAIGASACFGAVCGSSIATAATMSRIALPEMRKADYDDGLAAGAIAAGGSIGILVPPSIILVIYGAIAEQSVPKLFAAALFPAIILTVSYVALALLAAKLNPKLAPLGKPVSWRERLGALRQPWQFVLLFTLTIGGIYGGIFSPTEAAALGAFGAIVLGVIGRRLSAAQLFQAVEGAVSTSALLFAIIIGATYFANFVVQTQLPQLLATAAQSLHLPGLAVMGIIIVAYVVIGCFLEGIGMVLITVPVFLPLVTQYGYDPVWFSIIVVIVVELGLIHPPVGMNLFVIQAQVPDISLGAIYRGILPFLIAPFVLLALLLIFPELALWLPRILYG; translated from the coding sequence ATGAGCGTCCAGTGGATCGGTGCGATCGGCGTTCTCGCGCTGTTTGCGCTGCTGTTCTTTCGCATTCCGGTCTGGGCGGCGTTGATCATCGTCGGCCTGACCGGCAACACCATCATAAATGGCTGGGCCGCGGCTTTCACCACTCTGGGCACGACGCCGTTCGACGTCGCGAATTCCTACCCGTTGTCGGTGATTCCGCTGTTCATCCTGATGGGGGACGTTGCTTCGAGCACGCGGCTGTCGGCCGATCTGTTCAACGCCGCGCGCCTGCTGTTGTCGGGCGTGCGCGGTGGCCTCGCGGTCGCGGCGATCGGGGCGTCCGCCTGTTTCGGCGCGGTCTGCGGTTCATCAATCGCGACCGCGGCCACCATGTCGCGTATTGCGCTGCCGGAGATGCGCAAGGCGGACTATGATGATGGTCTTGCCGCGGGCGCGATTGCGGCGGGAGGATCGATCGGCATTCTGGTCCCGCCATCGATCATCCTGGTGATCTACGGCGCCATCGCCGAGCAGTCGGTGCCAAAGCTGTTCGCAGCCGCGCTGTTTCCGGCGATCATCCTCACCGTGTCCTATGTCGCGCTGGCGCTGCTTGCGGCGAAGCTGAACCCGAAGCTGGCTCCGCTTGGCAAGCCCGTCAGTTGGCGCGAGCGTCTCGGCGCGCTGCGTCAGCCCTGGCAATTCGTGCTGCTGTTCACGCTGACCATCGGCGGCATCTATGGCGGCATTTTCAGTCCGACCGAAGCCGCAGCGCTTGGTGCATTCGGCGCGATCGTGCTCGGAGTGATCGGCCGCAGGCTGTCGGCGGCCCAGCTGTTTCAGGCGGTCGAGGGCGCGGTTTCGACCTCGGCCTTGCTTTTCGCCATCATCATCGGTGCGACCTATTTCGCAAATTTCGTCGTCCAGACGCAATTGCCGCAGCTGCTTGCCACGGCCGCGCAGTCGCTGCACCTGCCTGGCCTTGCGGTGATGGGCATCATCATCGTCGCCTATGTCGTGATCGGCTGCTTCCTCGAAGGCATCGGCATGGTCCTGATCACGGTCCCGGTGTTCCTGCCGTTGGTCACGCAGTATGGCTACGATCCGGTATGGTTCTCGATCATCGTGGTGATCGTGGTCGAGCTCGGCCTGATCCATCCGCCGGTTGGCATGAACCTGTTCGTCATCCAGGCGCAGGTGCCTGACATCAGCCTCGGCGCCATCTATCGCGGCATCCTGCCGTTCCTGATCGCGCCCTTCGTGCTGCTCGCTCTGCTCCTGATCTTTCCTGAACTCGCACTCTGGCTGCCGAGGATCCTGTATGGCTGA
- a CDS encoding D-2-hydroxyacid dehydrogenase, translating into MPRLAAGLAEACPEVIIHAGESASEVLAHAASAQVLMGLAQSITPGLVTATPQLQWIQAFTTGVDPLLALGLPRHILVTSARGIHGPQMSEMAFMHMLALGRGLPRMVDNQHRSAWERWPQRLLLGKTAVLVGIGTISEELALRCQAFGMRVIGISAARNEAAGFDAIRPRGELVRTAREADFLIVLAASTPETRHLIDGAVFDALPSHGFLINLARGPVVDEAALIERLQRRTFAGAGLDVFNVEPLPASSALWQLDNVLITPHLGGMSDCYDEQLLPLVVENVRAFVTGDHARMRNRIILGQAGAAA; encoded by the coding sequence GTGCCGCGTCTGGCGGCCGGTCTCGCCGAGGCCTGTCCGGAGGTCATCATCCATGCCGGCGAGTCCGCGTCGGAGGTGCTGGCGCACGCAGCCTCGGCACAGGTTCTCATGGGACTCGCGCAGTCGATTACGCCCGGTCTGGTCACGGCGACCCCGCAGCTGCAATGGATTCAGGCCTTCACCACCGGGGTCGATCCCTTGCTGGCGCTTGGCTTGCCTCGCCACATCCTCGTCACTTCGGCGCGCGGCATTCACGGGCCGCAGATGTCGGAGATGGCGTTCATGCACATGCTGGCGCTGGGACGGGGATTGCCACGGATGGTCGACAACCAGCATCGCTCGGCATGGGAGCGCTGGCCACAGCGGCTTCTGCTCGGAAAAACCGCAGTATTGGTCGGTATCGGGACGATCAGCGAGGAGCTCGCGCTGCGCTGTCAGGCATTCGGCATGCGCGTGATCGGCATCAGCGCCGCGCGCAACGAGGCGGCTGGATTTGACGCGATCCGTCCCCGTGGCGAGCTGGTGCGCACAGCGCGAGAGGCGGATTTCCTGATCGTACTTGCAGCTTCTACGCCGGAGACGCGGCACCTGATCGACGGAGCGGTGTTCGACGCGCTGCCATCCCACGGCTTCCTGATCAATCTGGCGCGCGGGCCGGTCGTGGACGAAGCCGCGCTGATCGAAAGGCTGCAGCGGCGGACATTCGCGGGGGCAGGGCTCGACGTCTTCAACGTTGAACCGCTACCTGCCAGCAGCGCCCTCTGGCAGTTGGACAACGTGCTGATCACGCCGCATCTCGGCGGCATGAGCGACTGCTATGACGAGCAGCTGCTGCCGCTTGTCGTCGAGAACGTAAGGGCATTCGTGACCGGGGATCATGCGCGGATGCGCAACCGGATCATATTGGGTCAAGCTGGAGCTGCCGCATGA